A stretch of DNA from Henriciella sp. AS95:
TCGCAGATGGCGACAGCCTCGCCTCGCTCGTCGCGCATGATGATCGCGAGATCCTCGGCCATATCCAGTTGTTCCGTATCCTGATCGATGGCGATGATATCGCCGCTGGCCTCGGGCCGATGAGCGTCACGCCAGAGCGCCAGAAATCCGGCATAGGCCGTGGACTGATCAAACTCGGCATGACGATGATGGAAGGTCAGGGCCGCGAGCTCGTCTTCGTGCTGGGCCACCCTGATTACTACCCGAAATACGGCTTCTCGCCCGGCGTCGCCGCGCGGTATGAAGCCCCATGGTCAGGCCCTGCTTTTATGGGGATCGAACTTAGCAACACCGCGCCCCGCACCGGCGCGCTCACCTATCCGAAAGCGTTTAACTGAAAGCTATTTGAGCCGAAATTCCTTCTTCAAGATTTGGAACAATTCTTCGGCAGCGCTTTGATCAATCTGTATTGTCTGACTTAGCTTCCCTGGGACCTGCCTGTTATTTGATCCGTAGGTATTGAGTTGTAGTATTTTTTTACCATCCGACTCAGCAGTGAGGTAGCGCGCTACGACGCGAGTAGGATGCAAACTTTTGAAACTGCGATCGTCCGCTTCAAACCTTGAAATTACCGCCATAGACCTGCTCCACCATGCAAAGAGTTAGACTTATAATCGAATATGATGGCCGGCCTTATGCGGGCTGGCAACGCCAGGACGAGCTTGCGACGGTCCAGGGCGCTCTTGAACGGGCCGCCGAAGCCCTCGACGGGGCCCCCGTCACCGTGCACGGCGCTGGCCGCACCGACGCCGGCGTCCACGCCACCGGTCAGGTCGCCCACCTCGACCTCTCCAAGCCGCGCCCGGTCCGCAAGATCGCTGACGCGCTCAATCATCACCTGCGGCCGGACGCTGTCAGTGTCCTGAAAGCCGAGGAGGTCGACGAGGACTTCCACGCCCGTTTCAGCGCCAAAGGCCGCGCCTATCGCTACCTCATCCTGGTCCGGCGCGCGCACCTCACCTTCGACCGGGGCCTGATCTGGCGCGTGCCCGTGAAGCTGGACGTTCGCAAGATGCAGGAGGCCGCTGACCACCTCATCGGCGAACACGACTTCTCCACCTTCCGTGATGCCGGCTGCCAGGCCAAGAGCCCGATCAAGACGCTCGATACGCTGAATGTCAGCGCCTATGACAACCGGATCGAAGTGACGACAACGGCCCGCAGCTTCCTGCACAGACAGGTCCGTTCCATCGTCGGCAGCCTTGTCGATGTCGGCCGCGGCATGCAGGAGCCGGGCTGGATGAAAGACATCCTCGAAGCGCGCGACCGCACCGCCTGCGGGCCCGTCGCCCCGGCGGACGGGCTCTACCTCGAGCGCGTCATGTATGATGGAGACGCATGAGAGACCGGCGCCGCATCGTCATCTCCGGCTGCTCATCGGGCGGCAAGTCCACCCTCTTGAATGAACTCGCCCGGCGCGGCTTTCAAACCGTTGACGAGCCCGGCCGAAACATCGTCCGCGAAGCTCTGGCAACAGGTTCAGATGCCTTGCCCTGGGTGAACCCCGAAGCCTTCGTCCGCAAGGCCATCGAATACGCGCACGAAACGCTTGCCGCCGCCCGCGCCCATGACGGCCCCGTCTTCTTCGACCGCTCCGCCGTGGACGCCGCCGCCCACTTCGAACGGCTCTCCATTTCGATGCCTGCCGATCTGAAGACGCTCTGCGAAACCACGCTCTACTCCAGCCCCGTCTTCATGGCCCCGCCCTGGCGGGCGCTCTACCAGCAGAACGAGGAACGCCCACTCCCCTTTGAAACCGCCGTTCTGGAATACAACTACCTCCGCATCGCCTATCCGGCGCGCGGCTATGCGATGATCGATTTGCCGAAAACGAGCGTGGCAGCGCGAGCTGACTTCGTCCAAAATTCATTGGGCCTGTAACACACAGCTTCATGGTGAGCGGAGTCGAACCACGAAGCGTCGAAGCAAACATCACGCCCTCGTCCTTCGACTTCGCTCAGGATGAAGGCTGCGTAGTGCTAAAGCCGTAATTCCATCGCCCAGTTGTGGATCGTGACGCCGTCCACTTCCAACTCGCGCCGGTGCAGCACCTCATATCCAGCCTTGGAAAAGACAGGCTTCGCCGCCTCACTCGCCTCTGTGTACAGCCGCTCAATGCCTTGCATTTGCGCCTGCCATTTGACCACCGAGAGCAGCAGTGTCGCGATCCCACGCCGTGCAAAGGCCGGGTCGCAATAGAGCATGTCGACATGGCCATCGGCCTCAAAATCGGTGAAGGCAACCGCGCGGTCATTCTCATCGACGGCGATAAAAGTCCTTCGGCCATCGGTGTACATCGCGTCCAGACGCTCCGCCGTCACACGCGGCCCGCCCCAGGCGGCAACCTGTTCGGCCGTATAATATTGTGGTCCGATCACGGCGACCGCCGCGCGGAAAATCTCCTCAAGGCGCGCGGAATCTCTCTTCCTGTAGGGGCGAACTTTGGCGTTTTGCGCCTTCAAATCGTCTTGCATCTTTTTCCGGGCCGAATAGGATTCTCAGAATATCAGAGGGGATACACCGTTGAAATTGAAAAGCTATACTGCACTGGCCGTCCTCGGACTTTCAGCAGCCATGACGGCGCAGGCCGGCACCTATGAGGACAGCGTCCAGTGTGTCGGGGCCATCAAGACGATCACTGGCGGCTGGCCCGCCGAGCACCCGTCCAAGGCGCAGGCTGACGCCGTCGCCTCAGGCTGGACGGACTATGCGACCGCGTGGAGCGGCAACACCCCCGAAAAGGTCCAGGCCGACATCGCTGCTTCGGTGCAGGAAATCCAGACTTACGCCATCTCCGTAAAGGGTGATCAGGCGAAAATGCAGGCCTATCTCGGCCCGATGTCTGCGCGCTGCCAGACGGTTCCTGAGATGCCGGTCTCTCGCGGTGTCTGCAAGAGCCTGTCGGACGGTGAAATCGCCTCCTCCGATATGGCGTACAATCTGAACGCCTATAATATGGGCTTCCAGTCGGGCGATGAGCTGACAGCCACCCAAAAGGCGATGGCTGCTGCCGAGGAGCGCAGAGCCCAGGCAGAAGCGGCAAGCACCTATTACGCGAATGCGCCAGGCGCGACCTCAGAAGATCTTCTGTCGCTGCTGGAGGCCACAGCCGAAGAGCGCACGGCGATGTTTGATCAATGCGTTGAGCAAATGGAATAATTGATGCGGGTCTCGGGCTGACGGGTCGCCTCGACCTGTCAGCTCTTCTTCCGCCGCATCAGCTTCAGGCCGGAATATCCCGCCGTTTGGGCCATTCCAACCGTCTACTCGCCATCAAGCGCGGCTTCGAAATCCTCGACCGGAAACTGCGCCCTGTCGCACATCCAGGTCGAATAGACGCCTTCGCCGCCCTTCGCCAGCAAGAGCAACTCCGTATCCGGACGATAATTGACGCCGCAGGCCGGCATGCCTGCATCGGCTGATTTGACCAGCACATAGCGCGACATCTCACCCTTCAGCACGCGCTGGACTTTCATCTGCGTGATATGCTCCCCGATAATAAATGGGGACGGCGGATCGGTGGGTTCAGACTCCAGGTCCCAGACCTCACCCACCTCGACAACCGCAATCAGGTCATATCCTTCCGCCTGCTGCGCCGCGCTCTGCGAAGGCGGACAGGAACAGGCTGCCGCCTGCCCAGCACCAAGGCCCAGACAGGCCAGCCCGCCCATCGCTACATGTCTGAATATTCCCACCGCTCTCTCCACCCTGTACCCCGTCAAGCGAACAGTAAGTCGCTCCGGCCATGAGTGGTCAAGGCCAAGCTCAGACCTTGCCGCCCGGCAGGCGTGGTTTCAGCCAGTCGAGGACGGTCGCCAGCGCCTTGTCGGCGTCATAGTCATTGAGCAGCTCATGATAGCCGCCCGGAAACTCGACAAGCTGCTTGTCGCCCTCGCCAATCGTTTCGATGAAGGCCCGGCTGCCTTCAATCGGGGTCACACGGTCCGCATCGCCGTGGACGACCAGCACCGGCACATCCCAGTCCGGAAACTGCTCCCACGCCCGCTCCAGCACCTTGAAAACCGTCGCGCCGAGCCGGGCCGCCGGCGGCCTGGTAATCACCATCGGGTCATTGCGATACGTTTCCACCACGGCCGCATCTCGCGAGATCGCATCGTCATCGAGCGGCGGCGTCAGGCGTGCGGTTGGCGCAATCGAGGCGACAAGCCCCGCAATCGCCTTCAGCACCGGGTTAAGCTCGATCTTCAGCGCCGGCGCGCTGAGCACCGTCCCGCTGACCCCCTCCGGCCTGTACGCCACACTCGCCGCCGTGATCAGTCCGCCAAGCGAATGACCCATCAAAAAAAGTGGCTCTTCGCGCTCTTCCAGCATGTCCCGCGCCGCCAGATGATGCGCCACGGCGCGCTTCATATCCGTCGCCCCGCGCGCACCGGGAGAACGGCCATGCCCCTCCGCGTCGAAGGCGTAAACATTGATATCCAGCGCGTTCAAATTCGGGATGAGGCGGTTATAGCTCGTTACAAATCGACCGGCATATTCGCCATATCCATGCTGCAGGAGCAGGTTCGCGCGCGGCGTGGCAACCTCCCACGCATAGCCCTGAACCTTCTCACCAAACGTCCAGCTCTTTGCCTGTTTCGACATATCGGACTCCATTACGGTTTCACGCGCAGCGTATAGCGCACGGGTTGGTGGTCAGTGATCTGGAAATCGAGATCGAGCCCCGCCGCGCTCACCACCTCGACATTCGGCGAGACCAGCAGGCCATCAATGATCGTGCGATAATTCTCATCGCGCGCATAAGGCCGCTCATTGGTGCGCACCGTTGGAACACTCGGATCAACCGCCATCTGCCAGCCCTCGGGCAGCTCGTCCCTCGGGAAATCATGGATCCAGAACAGCGCGCTCTCGTCAGACGTTGAGGCAAAATCGGTCGGCGTGAGCCGCATGTTCCAGTCTCCGCCAATCGCGACCGCCCGGCCAGCGGCGTACTTTTCTTCGGCAAGGGCGATCACCTGTTCCAGCTGTTTCATGCGGGTATTGGCCCCCTCATCAAAAGCCGAAAGATGCACGTCGACCACCGTCCACGGCTGACCGGCATGCTCGAACTCCAGCACCTGCATATGATAGCGCCGCTTGATGAAGCCCATGATCGTGCCCGGCTCGTCCGGCAGGCGGACGATCTTCGGCGCGTCAGCATCCACGCGCCAGAACACACCAAGCCCATGTTTCAGCGACAGCCTGCCGGGCAGAAGCCGTGTCTTCACGTCCGGCGTAAACTGAGAGCTGTAGCCGGCCAGCGCCTTGCGCACGCCCGCCTGGACATCGACCCCGCGATTGAGCAATCCGCCGCGCGCCAGTTCCTGGAACAGGAACACATCCGCATCCTGTTCACCGAGCACACGTTCGATACCGGCAAGGTTCTTCTCGACCACCGCCTTGCTCGGCGGCAGCAACATGTCGCCGCCATCGGCCTTGAAGTCAGATTCGGCGCCAAGCCCCGCATAGCCGGCATTCCAGATCATGATTTTGAGCGTGTCATCACTGGCCGCGCCCGTCGCCGGCACCGCCGAGACATCCGCCCGAACCTTGCTATCGCTCAGCGTCACGATCCACACCGCCGCGACGTAAGCCACGAGCAGCGCGACGACTATGAGTGCAATCCACAAAACTTTCACACCGCTCCCTCGGCTGTTGTCTGCCGCAATTTTGCGCGCGCCTCGGGCTTGTTGAACCGTTCGGCGCTCCACTGGAAGATACCGAGCAGCGCTGCAACGCCGCCCCACTGATCGCTCATTCGCGACAGAAAGCCAAGCAGCGCCTGATCATCGACCAGTCTCAGCCAGATATCGGTGTAGCGCGAATTATAATCGGGCGCGGCCGCAAAGAAGTCTTCCCGCATCGGCGCCATCACCTCCAGCACATCGCCGATGAACGTGCTGTACTGGCCGGTATAGACCCAGATGCCCGTGATCACGACGAGGGCCAGCGCGGCAAAAGTGGTCACGTAGGTGGCGTATTTGGCCTCCTGCGCGAAAGCATGGCTGAGCGGCGTGTAGCGGACCACGAGGTTGAACGCGAACAGCCCCGCCGCAAAAACGAAGACCGGGGACATACTGCCTTCCAGCCGCTTCAGCACAGCCTGCGCATCCAGGAAGGTCAGGTTCAGACCGGTCGTCTGATCGGCGATTGGCAGGCCGCCAAGAGTCTGCGCGCGGCTCAACACCTGCTCGGCTTCCACGGAAAACTTGTTTGCATCGATAACCGCTTCGCTGATCATCAGCGCCGCCAGCACGCAGAGCCCCGCGAAAACAACCGTGCTGAAGATGCCATAGACCATATAGGTGGCTGTCAGGCGCCGCTTCTCGCCCGGCAAACCGTTCAGACCCTTATAGACGCCATAGGCATACACTGCGACCAGCACCAGGATGAAGGCCGGGATCGTAATGTCCGGATAGTCTGTCAGAACGGATCGGACGGAGACTTCCTCGCAGACCTCGTCAATGGCAGCGAGAAACAGGGCGGCGGCGGAGATGAGGAATATTTCGCCGAACATCCCGCTCAGTTTCAGCGAGTCTTCGCTGTCTCCGAACAGCATGGAATGCTCACGCTTCCAGATCGGGCCGGCCACGATATAGGCCAGCACCACCGAAATGACGGCGATGAGCCAGCACCAGACAATCAGCAATGCACCCTCCCCGGTCGGTTGCGCAAAAACTGCTACAATTCCCAAGGCATGGCAATCATTTGAAAGCCCTACGAAATCGCCTCGCGCAACAGGTAGAGAGCCTCTTCTGCAAACAGGCGCATATTCTGTCCGCGATCGGACAGTCCCGTCTCCAATGTACGCGACACCTCGACGCCCTCACCCACCAGCGCCACGCAGGTATGCCCGGCCGCATCACCATAACCATTGCCATCCGGACCCGCCGCACCCGTCTCGCAAAGCCCCCAGTCTGCTCTCAGCCGCTCGCGGATCTTGCCCGCTGCAAAACGCGCATGAGGCTCGCTGGACGAGCGCATCTCGCCAAGGTCTTCCTTGCTGAGCCCCATCAGCCCGCGAAAGGCGGCCGGCGCATAGATCACCCCGCCGCCGCGGAAATAGGCCGACGCCCCGGCCTGGGCGAGCAGCGCCGCCGAAATGAGCCCGCCGGAAGACGACTCCCACACGCCCACCGTCTCACGCCGGGCCTTCAGAATCGTGCCGATCTCCTCGGCAATGGGAAGAAGTGTCTGCATGAGACCTCTTCAACCAGCTCGACCAGCTTCCAGCAAGCGGAATGAAGCCTGACGCTCGGACAGGCATTGAATTTTGCCGCCATTCAGTTGATGTGCGCGCCTGTAAAGCTCAGGACGTTCCGGCATGCGATATTACGAAGACATTGAACCCGGCACGGTCACGCACTCGCCGCGCACCTACAAGGTCACCCGCGAGGAAGTGATCGACTTTGCCAGCAAGTATGACCCCCAGCCCTTCCACCTCGACGATGACGCCGCGAAGAACACCTTTTTCGGCCGCCTCTCAGCATCCGGCTGGCACACCTCCGCGATGATGATGCGGCTGATGGTCGAGACGATGCAGCACGGCGAACCGCAGGCCGGCCTTGGCTCGCCGGGCGTTGAAGACCTGAAATGGATCAAGCCGGTTTACCCCGGAGACGAGTTGCGCCTGGAGATGGAAGTCCTGTCCAAGCGCCGTATGAAGTCTCGGCCAGACATGGGCCTCACACGGTCTAATAACCGCGTCTACAATCAGGATGGCGACCTCGTCCTCAGCATGATCGGCTACGGGCTCATCCGCGTGAAAGACCCGGACGCGCCCATCGAAAACTAGGCCGCGCGAGGCGCTCTCGCCTCCCCGTCCCGGCGGAACCATGCCACCGGGCACGCATTGACTCCCGTACCGTGTCCGCACGCCTGGGAGCGCTCACCCATTTCCATTGAACTCGCCTTTATTGTCTTTGCCATTGCCACACTTGTGGTCGCTGGCGCAGGAATCCGCATCACAACACTGGCGGACCGGCTTGCCGATCGCACGGGGCTTGGCGAAGCCGTGTTTGGCGGCATCCTTCTGGGGGCGAGCACGTCCCTGTCCGGCATTGTCACATCGCTGACAGCAGCGCTCGACGGTCAGGCCTCTCTGGCCGTCTCCAACGCTGTGGGCGGCATCGCGGCGCAGACGACTTTCCTCGTTCTCGCCGACCTCATCTACAGGCGCGTCAATCTCGAGCACGCCGCCGCCGATGCGAACAATATGCTGATGGCCGCGACGCTGATGCTGCTCGTCAGCCTGCCGCTCGCGGCGGCCTTCTCCCCAGAGTTCACCATTTTCGCCATCCACCCGGTCTCTCTGCTGCTCTTCCTCGTCTACCTCTTCGCCGCGCGGGCAGCGGTCTCCATGAGAAACCGGCCCATGTGGCGGCCTCAATCGACAGACGAGACTCGATCCGACGACCCCGATGAAGCAGCGGCGTCCCGCCATTCCCTGACATCCATGCTCGTGCGGTTCACCCTGCTCAGCCTGGTTCTGGCCGTGTGCGGCTATGGCATTGCGCGCTCGGGGTCGGTCATCTCTGCAGAGTTTGGCATTTCGCAGACCGTGGTCGGGGCGCTCATGACGGCGGTCGCAACCTCCCTGCCTGAGCTTGTCACCACGCTCGCCGCCGTGCGCCGCGGCGCCCTGCAACTTGCCGTCGGCGGCATTATCGGCGGCAATGTCTTCGACGTCCTGTTCCTGTCGATTTCCGATGCCGCCTATCGGGACGGCTCCATCTATCACGCCATGACGCAAGCCGACGAACTGATGATGGTCGGCGCGCTCATTATCACCGCCATTCTGCTCATGGGCCTCATCATGCGCGAGAAGCGCGGCATCGGCTTTGAGGGCATCGCCATACTGGCAACCTATGGCGGCCTTATCGCCATACAGCTCTCAATGAGCTGACGCGGCTAGGCCGACAGTTCGAACCGTTTGCGATAGGCATGCGGCGGCGTACCGGCGATCTCCCGGAAAGCCGCGCGAAACGTCTCGACAGACCCAAACCCCGACTGCGCCGACACATCGATCAGGCTGAGCTCGGTCTTCTCCAGAAGCCCCATCGCCCGAAACACCCGCTCGCGGCGCAGCCATTTCAGCGGCGTGACGCCCGTCCCCTCGCGAAACCGGCGCAGAAAAGTCCGCTCGCTCATCCCGGCTTCTTCAGCCAGCTCGGATATCGTCAGCGGCTCTCCCAGCCGTTCGCGCGCCCAGTCCAGCACGCCGGACACCGATTGCCCGGCCCGCTCCTGATAGGGCGCCTCGACATATTGCGACTGCCCGCCATCGCGGTGCGGCGGTGTCACCAGGCTGCGCGCAATCGTATTGGCCATCTCGGCCCCATAATCCTGGCGAATGATATGCAGGCTGCAATCGACCGCCGCGCTGGAGCCGGCAGACGTGATCACATCGCCTTCATCGACATAGAGCACATCCTCGACGATCTCGATCTTCGGAAACTGGCGCTTCAGCTCGGGCAGATCACGCCAGTGCGTCGTCGCCTTGCGCCCATCCAGCAGGCCGGCATTCGCCAGCACGAAAGCGCCCGTGCAATATGACACCACGCGCGCACCGGCCTCATAGGCGGCGCGAACCGCATCCAGCATGTCCTGAGGCGGGCGCTCGTAAATATCGCGCCAGGCCGGCACGATGATCGTATCGGCGCCCGCGACCGCGTCATAGCCATGCGGGGGCTGCATCGTCATGCCACCAATCGTGCGGATCGGCTCGACCGGTCCGGCCACGGTGAAATCATACCAGGGCACACCGATGATCTCTGGCCGTGCCCAGCCGAAAATTTCCACGGCGATGCCAAACTCGAGCGGCCACAGCCGGTCATAGGCCAGCGCGACGACGCGCTGGGGCTTGCGTGAAACAGGCGAATTTTGTGTTTTTTCCAACATTGGCGGAAATCTACCACATAATGGCATTTACGCCAATAGCGGGTAACATGTCGCGACCCCATCCTTTGGTCATCGAACAAATTGATCGCATCAAAAGGAGTATCCCATGGCACAATTTACCCTCACCGCCAGCCTCGCCGCATTGGCCGTCGCTACCCTGTCAGCCCTCAACGCGCAGGGCACGCATACGTCGCCTACCGCCAAGCCAGATCGCGCACACGCCTACACGACGCTTGCGCTGGTCTATCATGAGCGCGGCGACAAGAATGAAGCCCGCGACGCGCTGGAAAAAGCCCTGCGCGCCGATCCGGGCAATGTTGCAGCCCTGAAACTGATGGAGCTCTACCGCTATCGCGGCCCGCAGGCGAAGTAACGGCCGGCCCTAGTCCACCCGTGTCAGG
This window harbors:
- a CDS encoding endonuclease/exonuclease/phosphatase family protein; the encoded protein is MKVLWIALIVVALLVAYVAAVWIVTLSDSKVRADVSAVPATGAASDDTLKIMIWNAGYAGLGAESDFKADGGDMLLPPSKAVVEKNLAGIERVLGEQDADVFLFQELARGGLLNRGVDVQAGVRKALAGYSSQFTPDVKTRLLPGRLSLKHGLGVFWRVDADAPKIVRLPDEPGTIMGFIKRRYHMQVLEFEHAGQPWTVVDVHLSAFDEGANTRMKQLEQVIALAEEKYAAGRAVAIGGDWNMRLTPTDFASTSDESALFWIHDFPRDELPEGWQMAVDPSVPTVRTNERPYARDENYRTIIDGLLVSPNVEVVSAAGLDLDFQITDHQPVRYTLRVKP
- a CDS encoding GNAT family N-acetyltransferase, with amino-acid sequence MQDDLKAQNAKVRPYRKRDSARLEEIFRAAVAVIGPQYYTAEQVAAWGGPRVTAERLDAMYTDGRRTFIAVDENDRAVAFTDFEADGHVDMLYCDPAFARRGIATLLLSVVKWQAQMQGIERLYTEASEAAKPVFSKAGYEVLHRRELEVDGVTIHNWAMELRL
- a CDS encoding tetratricopeptide repeat protein, which encodes MAQFTLTASLAALAVATLSALNAQGTHTSPTAKPDRAHAYTTLALVYHERGDKNEARDALEKALRADPGNVAALKLMELYRYRGPQAK
- the truA gene encoding tRNA pseudouridine(38-40) synthase TruA, producing the protein MQRVRLIIEYDGRPYAGWQRQDELATVQGALERAAEALDGAPVTVHGAGRTDAGVHATGQVAHLDLSKPRPVRKIADALNHHLRPDAVSVLKAEEVDEDFHARFSAKGRAYRYLILVRRAHLTFDRGLIWRVPVKLDVRKMQEAADHLIGEHDFSTFRDAGCQAKSPIKTLDTLNVSAYDNRIEVTTTARSFLHRQVRSIVGSLVDVGRGMQEPGWMKDILEARDRTACGPVAPADGLYLERVMYDGDA
- a CDS encoding N-acetyltransferase: MKDIWIRPARAEDADAIIALNDAAFGTPDESKIVAQLLADGDSLASLVAHDDREILGHIQLFRILIDGDDIAAGLGPMSVTPERQKSGIGRGLIKLGMTMMEGQGRELVFVLGHPDYYPKYGFSPGVAARYEAPWSGPAFMGIELSNTAPRTGALTYPKAFN
- a CDS encoding CinA family protein, yielding MQTLLPIAEEIGTILKARRETVGVWESSSGGLISAALLAQAGASAYFRGGGVIYAPAAFRGLMGLSKEDLGEMRSSSEPHARFAAGKIRERLRADWGLCETGAAGPDGNGYGDAAGHTCVALVGEGVEVSRTLETGLSDRGQNMRLFAEEALYLLREAIS
- a CDS encoding sodium:calcium antiporter, giving the protein MTPVPCPHAWERSPISIELAFIVFAIATLVVAGAGIRITTLADRLADRTGLGEAVFGGILLGASTSLSGIVTSLTAALDGQASLAVSNAVGGIAAQTTFLVLADLIYRRVNLEHAAADANNMLMAATLMLLVSLPLAAAFSPEFTIFAIHPVSLLLFLVYLFAARAAVSMRNRPMWRPQSTDETRSDDPDEAAASRHSLTSMLVRFTLLSLVLAVCGYGIARSGSVISAEFGISQTVVGALMTAVATSLPELVTTLAAVRRGALQLAVGGIIGGNVFDVLFLSISDAAYRDGSIYHAMTQADELMMVGALIITAILLMGLIMREKRGIGFEGIAILATYGGLIAIQLSMS
- a CDS encoding AAA family ATPase, giving the protein MRDRRRIVISGCSSGGKSTLLNELARRGFQTVDEPGRNIVREALATGSDALPWVNPEAFVRKAIEYAHETLAAARAHDGPVFFDRSAVDAAAHFERLSISMPADLKTLCETTLYSSPVFMAPPWRALYQQNEERPLPFETAVLEYNYLRIAYPARGYAMIDLPKTSVAARADFVQNSLGL
- a CDS encoding lysophospholipase, producing MSKQAKSWTFGEKVQGYAWEVATPRANLLLQHGYGEYAGRFVTSYNRLIPNLNALDINVYAFDAEGHGRSPGARGATDMKRAVAHHLAARDMLEEREEPLFLMGHSLGGLITAASVAYRPEGVSGTVLSAPALKIELNPVLKAIAGLVASIAPTARLTPPLDDDAISRDAAVVETYRNDPMVITRPPAARLGATVFKVLERAWEQFPDWDVPVLVVHGDADRVTPIEGSRAFIETIGEGDKQLVEFPGGYHELLNDYDADKALATVLDWLKPRLPGGKV
- a CDS encoding MaoC family dehydratase yields the protein MRYYEDIEPGTVTHSPRTYKVTREEVIDFASKYDPQPFHLDDDAAKNTFFGRLSASGWHTSAMMMRLMVETMQHGEPQAGLGSPGVEDLKWIKPVYPGDELRLEMEVLSKRRMKSRPDMGLTRSNNRVYNQDGDLVLSMIGYGLIRVKDPDAPIEN
- a CDS encoding helix-turn-helix domain-containing protein; the protein is MLEKTQNSPVSRKPQRVVALAYDRLWPLEFGIAVEIFGWARPEIIGVPWYDFTVAGPVEPIRTIGGMTMQPPHGYDAVAGADTIIVPAWRDIYERPPQDMLDAVRAAYEAGARVVSYCTGAFVLANAGLLDGRKATTHWRDLPELKRQFPKIEIVEDVLYVDEGDVITSAGSSAAVDCSLHIIRQDYGAEMANTIARSLVTPPHRDGGQSQYVEAPYQERAGQSVSGVLDWARERLGEPLTISELAEEAGMSERTFLRRFREGTGVTPLKWLRRERVFRAMGLLEKTELSLIDVSAQSGFGSVETFRAAFREIAGTPPHAYRKRFELSA